A window of Vidua macroura isolate BioBank_ID:100142 chromosome 22, ASM2450914v1, whole genome shotgun sequence contains these coding sequences:
- the ARCN1 gene encoding coatomer subunit delta yields the protein MVLLAAAVCTKAGKAIVSRQFVEMTRTRIEGLLAAFPKLMNTGKQHTFVETESVRYVYQPMEKLYMVLITTKNSNILEDLETLRLFSRVIPEYCRALEENEISEHCFDLIFAFDEIVALGYRENVNLAQIRTFTEMDSHEEKVFRAVRETQEREAKAEMRRKAKELQQARRDAERHGKKAPGFGGFGSSAVSGGMTAMITETIIETEKPKVAPAPARPSGPSKALKLGAKGKEVDNFVDKLKSEGENIMTSVGKRSAEAAKVLTPPINVESVHMKIEEKISLTCGRDGGLQNMELHGMIMLHISDEKFARIRLHVENEDKRGVQLQTHPNVDKKLFTTESQIGLKNPEKSFPINSDVGVLKWRLQTTEESFIPLTINCWPSESGNSCDVNIEYELQEESLELNDVIITIPLPSGVGAPVIGEIDGEYRHDSRRNLLEWCLPVIDAKNKSGSLEFSIAGQPNDFFPVQVSFVSKKNYCNIQVTKVTQVDGNSPVRFSTETTFLVDKYEIL from the exons ATG GTGCTGTTGGCAGCCGCTGTGTGCACGAAGGCAGGGAAGGCCATCGTGTCCCGGCAGTTCGTGGAGATGACTCGCACCCGCATCGAGGGGCTGCTGGCGGCATTCCCAAAGCTGATGAACACAGGGAAGCAGCACACATTTGTGGAGACAGAAAGCGTGCGATATGTGTACCAGCCCATGGAGAAGCTCTACATGGTGCTGATTACCACCAAAAACAGCAACATCCTGGAAGACCTGGAAACACTCCGACTCTTCTCTAGAGTG ATCCCTGAATATTGTCGAGCTCTGGAAGAGAATGAGATCTCAGAACACTGCTTCGACCTAATCTTTGCCTTTGATGAAATTGTTGCCCTGGGCTACCGTGAGAATGTAAATCTGGCACAGATTCGGACCTTCACTGAGATGGACTCGCATGAGGAAAAGGTGTTTCGGGCAGTCAGAgag acACAGGAACGTGAAGCGAAAGCTGAGATGCGCCGTAAAGcgaaggagctgcagcaggccAGGAGGGATGCAGAGAGACACGGCAAGAAGGCACCAGGGTTCGGGGGCTTCGGCAGCTCGGCCGTGTCCGGGGGCATGACAGCAATGATCACAGAGACCATCATCGAGACCGAGAAGCCCAAAGTGgcaccagctccagccag GCCTTCAGGTCCCAGTAAAGCCTTGAAACTTGGTGCTAAAGGGAAGGAGGTGGACAACTTCGTGGACAAGCTGAAatcagaaggagaaaatatCATGACTTCTGTAGGCAAGCGCTCTGCAGAAGCGGCCAAAGTTCTCACTCCTCCCATTAACGTCGAGAG CGTGCACATGAAAATAGAGGAGAAAATCTCCTTGACTTGTGGCCGTGACGGAGGGTTGCAGAACATGGAGCTTCACGGCATGATCATGCTGCACATCTCTGACGAAAAGTTTGCACGGATTCGCCTGCATGTAGAAAATGAAGACAAGAGGGGAGTGCAGCTACAG ACTCACCCAAATGTGGACAAGAAGCTCTTCACTACAGAGTCACAGATCGGTTTGAAGAACCCAGAGAAGTCATTCCCTATTAACAGCGATGTGGGCGTGTTGAAGTGGAGGTTGCAGACCACAGAAGAGTCCTTCATTCCATTGACAA TTAACTGCTGGCCATCAGAGAGTGGGAACAGTTGTGATGTTAACATTGAATATGAGTTGCAAGAGGAGAGCCTAGAGCTGAATGATGTGATCATCACCATCCCCCTGCC GTCTGGTGTTGGTGCCCCAGTGATTGGGGAGATTGATGGTGAGTATCGCCACGACAGCCGGAGAAACCTCCTTGAGTGGTGCCTGCCAGTGATAGATGCCAAAAACAAGAGCGGTAGCCTGGAGTTTAGCATAGCAGGGCAGCCAAACGACTTCTTCCCGGTGCAGGTGTCCTTCGTCTCCAAAAAGAAC
- the IFT46 gene encoding intraflagellar transport protein 46 homolog: MATAAAAARREARRAEPRPVESQPYDESLELPEAEPGARSPRAGAAGRLRDCRRPGVSVGAAERRSGGGKEEAAAHLPGPATFSEDDDEDDEDSEEDSSESDSEEDSEERGAALEGDFNPADFDYLQVSSEIKDLFEYIKRYTPKTIEIEHKLQPFIPDFIPAVGDIDAFLKVPRPDGKPDNLGLLVLDEPSTKQSDPTVLSLWLTENSKQHNITQQIKVKSLENAEKNPKAIESWIESISELHRCKPPATVHYSRPMPDIETLMQEWSPEFEELLGKVGLPSAEMSCDLAEYIDMICAILDIPVYKSRIHPLHVLFSLFLEFKNSQHFKPLADGQKGRSPPSNPPSQAAEAEVLSFN; encoded by the exons ATGgcgacggcggcggcggcggcgcggcgggaaGCGCGGCGGGCGGAG CCCCGCCCTGTGGAGAGCCAGCCGTACGACgagagcctggagctgcccgAGGCCGAGCCCGGAGCCCGCTCGCCgcgggcgggggccgcgggCCGGCTGCGGGACTGCCGTCGGCCCGGGGTGTCTGTCGGAGCGGCCGAGCGCAGGAGCGGCGGAGGGAAG GAGGAGGCAGCGGCACACCTCCCCGGCCCAGCCACCTTCAGCGAGGATGATGACGAGGACGATGAGGACTCGGAGGAAGATTCCTCGGAGAGCGACTCGGAGGAGGACTCGGAGGAGCGCGGGGCCGCGCTGGAGGG TGACTTCAATCCAGCGGATTTTGACTACCTGCAAGTGTCTTCTGAAATCAAAGATCTCTTTGAATACATCAAGAG GTACACTCCCAAAACAATAGAGATTGAGCACAAGCTGCAGCCTTTTATTCCAGACTTTATTCCTGCTGTTGGAGACATCGATGCATTCTTAAAG gttCCTCGTCCTGATGGCAAACCTGACAACCTTGGCCTGCTGGTCCTGGATGAGCCCTCAACCAAGCAGTCAGATCCCACCGTGCTCTCCCTTTGGCTGACAGAGAACTCCAAGCAGCACAACATCACA CAGCAAATAAAAGTGAAGAGTTTGGAGAATGCAGAAAAGAACCCTAAAGCCATTGAGAGCTGGATTGAAAGTATTAGTGAACTGCATCGCTGCAAACCTCCTGCCACAGTCCATTACTCCAG GCCAATGCCTGACATCGAGACCCTGATGCAGGAATGGTCACCAGAATTCGAGGAGCTCCTGGGAAAG GTGGGTCTTCCGAGCGCAGAGATGAGCTGTGACCTTGCCGAGTACATCGACATGATCTGCG CCATTCTGGACATCCCCGTGTACAAGAGCCGGATCCACCCTCTGCACgtcctcttctccctcttcttGGAGTTCAAGAACTCGCAG CACTTCAAGCCCCTGGCTGATGGGCAGAAGGGCAGGAGCCCACCATCCAACCCACCCTCACAAGCAGCGGAGGCAGAGGTGTTGAGCTTTAATTGA
- the TMEM25 gene encoding transmembrane protein 25 isoform X3 gives MGCPSGWPGAALALLLLLLLSLLALCLAALEELEPTTDRQPRTVCTLQEGESRIFTCWVPRPVPGATLAWYLNGQKQELNLSTADTASILTLTGQHSDHQLNCSLTIPTSSETYNTSILLNVQCKVCGAGLLQTGMWGGRVGLPSSSGRTITYIHHSHSWAASYQSCANDVDERSRTRARQILLPAVLSPSVLPISLPVFYPDKPEILWEDAHYQQVESAGLLLVLFVLVQTNPPASTTWVDQDGHVMANTSKLLLLGANHSLHIHLSCTAGNLSISAANSVGITTASLLPTGLLDARVELPVLGVAIGAALALAALLSLGSCAACLACRLPQLVQGPGQAGGNSPPSQCSHCSSSEPPQPQGTRLPHQTQSLPPNLRLSDLAQEGGKTLMYAGASARGEESALLGLENSLVLSKLGFVQLPKSGRIYKVPSMSSDEIWL, from the exons ATGGGATGTCCCAGCGGCTGGCCGGGGGCTGCCCTTGCCCTtctgctgctactgctgctcAGCCTCCTGGCGCTCTGCTTGGCAG CACTGGAGGAACTGGAGCCCACCACTGACAGGCAGCCGCGAACAGTGTGCACCCTGCAGGAGGGGGAGAGTCGCATCTTCACCTGCTGGGTTCCCCGGCCCGTCCCCGGTGCCACACTGGCCTGGTACCTCAACGGTCAGAAACAGGAACTCAACCTCTCGACTGCAGACACTGCCAGCATCCTCACCCTCACCGGCCAGCACTCCGACCACCAGCTCAACTGCTCCCTGACCATCCCGACCTCCAGTGAGACCTACAACACCTCCATCCTTCTCAATGTGCAGTGTAAGGTCTGCGGCGCCGGCCTGCTCCAGACTGGGATGTGGGGAGGGCGTGTGGGGCTCCCATCCAGCTCAGGCAGGACCATAACCTACATCCATCACAGCCATAGCTGGGCAGCATCTTATCAGTCCTGTGCAAATGACGTAGACGAGCGCTCCCGGACCCGGGCGAGACaaatcctgctcccagctgtgttGTCCCCATCCGTCCTCCCCATCTCATTGCCTGTTTTTTACCCAGATAAGCCAGAGATCCTGTGGGAAGATGCCCACTACCAGCAGGTTGAGAGCGCTGGCCTTCTCCTGGTGCTCTTTGTGCTGGTGCAAACCAACCCACCTGCCAGCACCACCTGGGTGGACCAGGATGGGCACGTGATGGCCAACACCTCCAAGCTTCTCCTCCTGGGTGCCAACCACTCACTCCACATCCATCtcagctgcacagctggaaaCCTCTCCATCAGTGCAGCCAACAGTGTGGGCATCACCactgcctccctcctgcccacag GTCTGCTGGATGCCCGTGTGGAGCTGCCTGTCCTGGGTGTTGCCattggagcagccctggccctagctgccctgctcagcctgggctcctgtgctgcctgcctggcaTGCCGCTTGCCCCAGCTTGTGCAAGGTCCAGGGCAAGCAGGAGGGAACAGCCCACCCAGCCAATGCTCCcattgcagcagctctgagccccCGCAGCCCCAGGGCACACGACTGCCCCACCAGACCCAGTCCCTGCCACCCAACCTGCGCCTCAGTGACCTTGCACAAGAAGGAGGTAAAACCCTGATGT ATGCAGGAGCCAGTGCTAGGGGAGAAGAAAGTGCCCTGCTGGGACTGGAAAACTCCCTGGTCCTCAGCAAGCTTG GTTTTGTCCAGCTCCCAAAGTCTGGGCGCATCTACAAAGTGCCCAGCATGAGCAGTGATGAGATCTGGCTGTGA
- the TMEM25 gene encoding transmembrane protein 25 isoform X4, translated as MGCPSGWPGAALALLLLLLLSLLALCLAALEELEPTTDRQPRTVCTLQEGESRIFTCWVPRPVPGATLAWYLNGQKQELNLSTADTASILTLTGQHSDHQLNCSLTIPTSSETYNTSILLNVQYKPEILWEDAHYQQVESAGLLLVLFVLVQTNPPASTTWVDQDGHVMANTSKLLLLGANHSLHIHLSCTAGNLSISAANSVGITTASLLPTGLLDARVELPVLGVAIGAALALAALLSLGSCAACLACRLPQLVQGPGQAGGNSPPSQCSHCSSSEPPQPQGTRLPHQTQSLPPNLRLSDLAQEGGKTLMCQCTETCGAPGPAWVRDRCPGSHSLASLQLPPKMQEPVLGEKKVPCWDWKTPWSSASLVRGASIPKRCVVGHGALWLPQQAMSSLSCRFCPAPKVWAHLQSAQHEQ; from the exons ATGGGATGTCCCAGCGGCTGGCCGGGGGCTGCCCTTGCCCTtctgctgctactgctgctcAGCCTCCTGGCGCTCTGCTTGGCAG CACTGGAGGAACTGGAGCCCACCACTGACAGGCAGCCGCGAACAGTGTGCACCCTGCAGGAGGGGGAGAGTCGCATCTTCACCTGCTGGGTTCCCCGGCCCGTCCCCGGTGCCACACTGGCCTGGTACCTCAACGGTCAGAAACAGGAACTCAACCTCTCGACTGCAGACACTGCCAGCATCCTCACCCTCACCGGCCAGCACTCCGACCACCAGCTCAACTGCTCCCTGACCATCCCGACCTCCAGTGAGACCTACAACACCTCCATCCTTCTCAATGTGCAGT ATAAGCCAGAGATCCTGTGGGAAGATGCCCACTACCAGCAGGTTGAGAGCGCTGGCCTTCTCCTGGTGCTCTTTGTGCTGGTGCAAACCAACCCACCTGCCAGCACCACCTGGGTGGACCAGGATGGGCACGTGATGGCCAACACCTCCAAGCTTCTCCTCCTGGGTGCCAACCACTCACTCCACATCCATCtcagctgcacagctggaaaCCTCTCCATCAGTGCAGCCAACAGTGTGGGCATCACCactgcctccctcctgcccacag GTCTGCTGGATGCCCGTGTGGAGCTGCCTGTCCTGGGTGTTGCCattggagcagccctggccctagctgccctgctcagcctgggctcctgtgctgcctgcctggcaTGCCGCTTGCCCCAGCTTGTGCAAGGTCCAGGGCAAGCAGGAGGGAACAGCCCACCCAGCCAATGCTCCcattgcagcagctctgagccccCGCAGCCCCAGGGCACACGACTGCCCCACCAGACCCAGTCCCTGCCACCCAACCTGCGCCTCAGTGACCTTGCACAAGAAGGAGGTAAAACCCTGATGTGTCAGTGCACTGAGACATGTGGGGCCCCAGGTCCTGCCTGGGTGAGGGATAGATGTCCTGGCTCTCATTCCCTTGCTTCCCTGCAGCTTCCCCCAAAGATGCAGGAGCCAGTGCTAGGGGAGAAGAAAGTGCCCTGCTGGGACTGGAAAACTCCCTGGTCCTCAGCAAGCTTGGTAAGGGGAGCAAGCATCCCTAAAAGATGTGTTGTGGGACATGGAGCTCTGTGGCTGCCCCAACAGGCAATGAGTTCTTTGTCCTGCAGGTTTTGTCCAGCTCCCAAAGTCTGGGCGCATCTACAAAGTGCCCAGCATGAGCAGTGA
- the TMEM25 gene encoding transmembrane protein 25 isoform X5: MSQRLAGGCPCPSAATAAQPPGALLGRQPRTVCTLQEGESRIFTCWVPRPVPGATLAWYLNGQKQELNLSTADTASILTLTGQHSDHQLNCSLTIPTSSETYNTSILLNVQYKPEILWEDAHYQQVESAGLLLVLFVLVQTNPPASTTWVDQDGHVMANTSKLLLLGANHSLHIHLSCTAGNLSISAANSVGITTASLLPTGLLDARVELPVLGVAIGAALALAALLSLGSCAACLACRLPQLVQGPGQAGGNSPPSQCSHCSSSEPPQPQGTRLPHQTQSLPPNLRLSDLAQEGGKTLMCQCTETCGAPGPAWVRDRCPGSHSLASLQLPPKMQEPVLGEKKVPCWDWKTPWSSASLVRGASIPKRCVVGHGALWLPQQAMSSLSCRFCPAPKVWAHLQSAQHEQ; encoded by the exons ATGTCCCAGCGGCTGGCCGGGGGCTGCCCTTGCCCTtctgctgctactgctgctcAGCCTCCTGGCGCTCTGCTTGGCAG GCAGCCGCGAACAGTGTGCACCCTGCAGGAGGGGGAGAGTCGCATCTTCACCTGCTGGGTTCCCCGGCCCGTCCCCGGTGCCACACTGGCCTGGTACCTCAACGGTCAGAAACAGGAACTCAACCTCTCGACTGCAGACACTGCCAGCATCCTCACCCTCACCGGCCAGCACTCCGACCACCAGCTCAACTGCTCCCTGACCATCCCGACCTCCAGTGAGACCTACAACACCTCCATCCTTCTCAATGTGCAGT ATAAGCCAGAGATCCTGTGGGAAGATGCCCACTACCAGCAGGTTGAGAGCGCTGGCCTTCTCCTGGTGCTCTTTGTGCTGGTGCAAACCAACCCACCTGCCAGCACCACCTGGGTGGACCAGGATGGGCACGTGATGGCCAACACCTCCAAGCTTCTCCTCCTGGGTGCCAACCACTCACTCCACATCCATCtcagctgcacagctggaaaCCTCTCCATCAGTGCAGCCAACAGTGTGGGCATCACCactgcctccctcctgcccacag GTCTGCTGGATGCCCGTGTGGAGCTGCCTGTCCTGGGTGTTGCCattggagcagccctggccctagctgccctgctcagcctgggctcctgtgctgcctgcctggcaTGCCGCTTGCCCCAGCTTGTGCAAGGTCCAGGGCAAGCAGGAGGGAACAGCCCACCCAGCCAATGCTCCcattgcagcagctctgagccccCGCAGCCCCAGGGCACACGACTGCCCCACCAGACCCAGTCCCTGCCACCCAACCTGCGCCTCAGTGACCTTGCACAAGAAGGAGGTAAAACCCTGATGTGTCAGTGCACTGAGACATGTGGGGCCCCAGGTCCTGCCTGGGTGAGGGATAGATGTCCTGGCTCTCATTCCCTTGCTTCCCTGCAGCTTCCCCCAAAGATGCAGGAGCCAGTGCTAGGGGAGAAGAAAGTGCCCTGCTGGGACTGGAAAACTCCCTGGTCCTCAGCAAGCTTGGTAAGGGGAGCAAGCATCCCTAAAAGATGTGTTGTGGGACATGGAGCTCTGTGGCTGCCCCAACAGGCAATGAGTTCTTTGTCCTGCAGGTTTTGTCCAGCTCCCAAAGTCTGGGCGCATCTACAAAGTGCCCAGCATGAGCAGTGA
- the TMEM25 gene encoding transmembrane protein 25 isoform X1 — protein MGCPSGWPGAALALLLLLLLSLLALCLAALEELEPTTDRQPRTVCTLQEGESRIFTCWVPRPVPGATLAWYLNGQKQELNLSTADTASILTLTGQHSDHQLNCSLTIPTSSETYNTSILLNVQCKVCGAGLLQTGMWGGRVGLPSSSGRTITYIHHSHSWAASYQSCANDVDERSRTRARQILLPAVLSPSVLPISLPVFYPDKPEILWEDAHYQQVESAGLLLVLFVLVQTNPPASTTWVDQDGHVMANTSKLLLLGANHSLHIHLSCTAGNLSISAANSVGITTASLLPTGLLDARVELPVLGVAIGAALALAALLSLGSCAACLACRLPQLVQGPGQAGGNSPPSQCSHCSSSEPPQPQGTRLPHQTQSLPPNLRLSDLAQEGGKTLMCQCTETCGAPGPAWVRDRCPGSHSLASLQLPPKMQEPVLGEKKVPCWDWKTPWSSASLVRGASIPKRCVVGHGALWLPQQAMSSLSCRFCPAPKVWAHLQSAQHEQ, from the exons ATGGGATGTCCCAGCGGCTGGCCGGGGGCTGCCCTTGCCCTtctgctgctactgctgctcAGCCTCCTGGCGCTCTGCTTGGCAG CACTGGAGGAACTGGAGCCCACCACTGACAGGCAGCCGCGAACAGTGTGCACCCTGCAGGAGGGGGAGAGTCGCATCTTCACCTGCTGGGTTCCCCGGCCCGTCCCCGGTGCCACACTGGCCTGGTACCTCAACGGTCAGAAACAGGAACTCAACCTCTCGACTGCAGACACTGCCAGCATCCTCACCCTCACCGGCCAGCACTCCGACCACCAGCTCAACTGCTCCCTGACCATCCCGACCTCCAGTGAGACCTACAACACCTCCATCCTTCTCAATGTGCAGTGTAAGGTCTGCGGCGCCGGCCTGCTCCAGACTGGGATGTGGGGAGGGCGTGTGGGGCTCCCATCCAGCTCAGGCAGGACCATAACCTACATCCATCACAGCCATAGCTGGGCAGCATCTTATCAGTCCTGTGCAAATGACGTAGACGAGCGCTCCCGGACCCGGGCGAGACaaatcctgctcccagctgtgttGTCCCCATCCGTCCTCCCCATCTCATTGCCTGTTTTTTACCCAGATAAGCCAGAGATCCTGTGGGAAGATGCCCACTACCAGCAGGTTGAGAGCGCTGGCCTTCTCCTGGTGCTCTTTGTGCTGGTGCAAACCAACCCACCTGCCAGCACCACCTGGGTGGACCAGGATGGGCACGTGATGGCCAACACCTCCAAGCTTCTCCTCCTGGGTGCCAACCACTCACTCCACATCCATCtcagctgcacagctggaaaCCTCTCCATCAGTGCAGCCAACAGTGTGGGCATCACCactgcctccctcctgcccacag GTCTGCTGGATGCCCGTGTGGAGCTGCCTGTCCTGGGTGTTGCCattggagcagccctggccctagctgccctgctcagcctgggctcctgtgctgcctgcctggcaTGCCGCTTGCCCCAGCTTGTGCAAGGTCCAGGGCAAGCAGGAGGGAACAGCCCACCCAGCCAATGCTCCcattgcagcagctctgagccccCGCAGCCCCAGGGCACACGACTGCCCCACCAGACCCAGTCCCTGCCACCCAACCTGCGCCTCAGTGACCTTGCACAAGAAGGAGGTAAAACCCTGATGTGTCAGTGCACTGAGACATGTGGGGCCCCAGGTCCTGCCTGGGTGAGGGATAGATGTCCTGGCTCTCATTCCCTTGCTTCCCTGCAGCTTCCCCCAAAGATGCAGGAGCCAGTGCTAGGGGAGAAGAAAGTGCCCTGCTGGGACTGGAAAACTCCCTGGTCCTCAGCAAGCTTGGTAAGGGGAGCAAGCATCCCTAAAAGATGTGTTGTGGGACATGGAGCTCTGTGGCTGCCCCAACAGGCAATGAGTTCTTTGTCCTGCAGGTTTTGTCCAGCTCCCAAAGTCTGGGCGCATCTACAAAGTGCCCAGCATGAGCAGTGA
- the TMEM25 gene encoding transmembrane protein 25 isoform X6 — protein sequence MGCPSGWPGAALALLLLLLLSLLALCLAVCTLQEGESRIFTCWVPRPVPGATLAWYLNGQKQELNLSTADTASILTLTGQHSDHQLNCSLTIPTSSETYNTSILLNVQYKPEILWEDAHYQQVESAGLLLVLFVLVQTNPPASTTWVDQDGHVMANTSKLLLLGANHSLHIHLSCTAGNLSISAANSVGITTASLLPTGLLDARVELPVLGVAIGAALALAALLSLGSCAACLACRLPQLVQGPGQAGGNSPPSQCSHCSSSEPPQPQGTRLPHQTQSLPPNLRLSDLAQEGGKTLMCQCTETCGAPGPAWVRDRCPGSHSLASLQLPPKMQEPVLGEKKVPCWDWKTPWSSASLVRGASIPKRCVVGHGALWLPQQAMSSLSCRFCPAPKVWAHLQSAQHEQ from the exons ATGGGATGTCCCAGCGGCTGGCCGGGGGCTGCCCTTGCCCTtctgctgctactgctgctcAGCCTCCTGGCGCTCTGCTTGGCAG TGTGCACCCTGCAGGAGGGGGAGAGTCGCATCTTCACCTGCTGGGTTCCCCGGCCCGTCCCCGGTGCCACACTGGCCTGGTACCTCAACGGTCAGAAACAGGAACTCAACCTCTCGACTGCAGACACTGCCAGCATCCTCACCCTCACCGGCCAGCACTCCGACCACCAGCTCAACTGCTCCCTGACCATCCCGACCTCCAGTGAGACCTACAACACCTCCATCCTTCTCAATGTGCAGT ATAAGCCAGAGATCCTGTGGGAAGATGCCCACTACCAGCAGGTTGAGAGCGCTGGCCTTCTCCTGGTGCTCTTTGTGCTGGTGCAAACCAACCCACCTGCCAGCACCACCTGGGTGGACCAGGATGGGCACGTGATGGCCAACACCTCCAAGCTTCTCCTCCTGGGTGCCAACCACTCACTCCACATCCATCtcagctgcacagctggaaaCCTCTCCATCAGTGCAGCCAACAGTGTGGGCATCACCactgcctccctcctgcccacag GTCTGCTGGATGCCCGTGTGGAGCTGCCTGTCCTGGGTGTTGCCattggagcagccctggccctagctgccctgctcagcctgggctcctgtgctgcctgcctggcaTGCCGCTTGCCCCAGCTTGTGCAAGGTCCAGGGCAAGCAGGAGGGAACAGCCCACCCAGCCAATGCTCCcattgcagcagctctgagccccCGCAGCCCCAGGGCACACGACTGCCCCACCAGACCCAGTCCCTGCCACCCAACCTGCGCCTCAGTGACCTTGCACAAGAAGGAGGTAAAACCCTGATGTGTCAGTGCACTGAGACATGTGGGGCCCCAGGTCCTGCCTGGGTGAGGGATAGATGTCCTGGCTCTCATTCCCTTGCTTCCCTGCAGCTTCCCCCAAAGATGCAGGAGCCAGTGCTAGGGGAGAAGAAAGTGCCCTGCTGGGACTGGAAAACTCCCTGGTCCTCAGCAAGCTTGGTAAGGGGAGCAAGCATCCCTAAAAGATGTGTTGTGGGACATGGAGCTCTGTGGCTGCCCCAACAGGCAATGAGTTCTTTGTCCTGCAGGTTTTGTCCAGCTCCCAAAGTCTGGGCGCATCTACAAAGTGCCCAGCATGAGCAGTGA
- the TMEM25 gene encoding transmembrane protein 25 isoform X2: protein MGCPSGWPGAALALLLLLLLSLLALCLAALEELEPTTDRQPRTVCTLQEGESRIFTCWVPRPVPGATLAWYLNGQKQELNLSTADTASILTLTGQHSDHQLNCSLTIPTSSETYNTSILLNVQCKVCGAGLLQTGMWGGRVGLPSSSGRTITYIHHSHSWAASYQSCANDVDERSRTRARQILLPAVLSPSVLPISLPVFYPDKPEILWEDAHYQQVESAGLLLVLFVLVQTNPPASTTWVDQDGHVMANTSKLLLLGANHSLHIHLSCTAGNLSISAANSVGITTASLLPTGLLDARVELPVLGVAIGAALALAALLSLGSCAACLACRLPQLVQGPGQAGGNSPPSQCSHCSSSEPPQPQGTRLPHQTQSLPPNLRLSDLAQEGGKTLMCQCTETCGAPGPAWVRDRCPGSHSLASLQLPPKMQEPVLGEKKVPCWDWKTPWSSASLVLSSSQSLGASTKCPA, encoded by the exons ATGGGATGTCCCAGCGGCTGGCCGGGGGCTGCCCTTGCCCTtctgctgctactgctgctcAGCCTCCTGGCGCTCTGCTTGGCAG CACTGGAGGAACTGGAGCCCACCACTGACAGGCAGCCGCGAACAGTGTGCACCCTGCAGGAGGGGGAGAGTCGCATCTTCACCTGCTGGGTTCCCCGGCCCGTCCCCGGTGCCACACTGGCCTGGTACCTCAACGGTCAGAAACAGGAACTCAACCTCTCGACTGCAGACACTGCCAGCATCCTCACCCTCACCGGCCAGCACTCCGACCACCAGCTCAACTGCTCCCTGACCATCCCGACCTCCAGTGAGACCTACAACACCTCCATCCTTCTCAATGTGCAGTGTAAGGTCTGCGGCGCCGGCCTGCTCCAGACTGGGATGTGGGGAGGGCGTGTGGGGCTCCCATCCAGCTCAGGCAGGACCATAACCTACATCCATCACAGCCATAGCTGGGCAGCATCTTATCAGTCCTGTGCAAATGACGTAGACGAGCGCTCCCGGACCCGGGCGAGACaaatcctgctcccagctgtgttGTCCCCATCCGTCCTCCCCATCTCATTGCCTGTTTTTTACCCAGATAAGCCAGAGATCCTGTGGGAAGATGCCCACTACCAGCAGGTTGAGAGCGCTGGCCTTCTCCTGGTGCTCTTTGTGCTGGTGCAAACCAACCCACCTGCCAGCACCACCTGGGTGGACCAGGATGGGCACGTGATGGCCAACACCTCCAAGCTTCTCCTCCTGGGTGCCAACCACTCACTCCACATCCATCtcagctgcacagctggaaaCCTCTCCATCAGTGCAGCCAACAGTGTGGGCATCACCactgcctccctcctgcccacag GTCTGCTGGATGCCCGTGTGGAGCTGCCTGTCCTGGGTGTTGCCattggagcagccctggccctagctgccctgctcagcctgggctcctgtgctgcctgcctggcaTGCCGCTTGCCCCAGCTTGTGCAAGGTCCAGGGCAAGCAGGAGGGAACAGCCCACCCAGCCAATGCTCCcattgcagcagctctgagccccCGCAGCCCCAGGGCACACGACTGCCCCACCAGACCCAGTCCCTGCCACCCAACCTGCGCCTCAGTGACCTTGCACAAGAAGGAGGTAAAACCCTGATGTGTCAGTGCACTGAGACATGTGGGGCCCCAGGTCCTGCCTGGGTGAGGGATAGATGTCCTGGCTCTCATTCCCTTGCTTCCCTGCAGCTTCCCCCAAAGATGCAGGAGCCAGTGCTAGGGGAGAAGAAAGTGCCCTGCTGGGACTGGAAAACTCCCTGGTCCTCAGCAAGCTTG GTTTTGTCCAGCTCCCAAAGTCTGGGCGCATCTACAAAGTGCCCAGCATGA